Proteins from a single region of Cytophagaceae bacterium:
- a CDS encoding TerC/Alx family metal homeostasis membrane protein, which produces MHFSNEFIFFTLFIIFTILVTLFDLGIFSGKKAKIVNFKEAAFWSVVWVAISLLFFFFLKHFGYLVHDISDASHLQTVRDTYYKSLKLGTDHAENLRLFQNNMSLEYITGYLVEKSLSVDNIFVFILIFNSFRVPKKNYKTVLVWGILGSVILRFVFIFLGSTLIQRFEWILLIFGGFLVYTGVKILFTKDEDEKEIDTKNHVAVKLVSKYFNVYEKYVADHFIIKHKYKNNRFFVTPLFLVIVVIAFTDVIFAVDSIPAIFSITKDPYIVFFSNVFAIMGLRSMFFLLVNIIDKFHHLKYGLGVLLTYVGVKMLAHTWLEKIGFTSMHSLIVILVILTVSIISSIIFAKKTEEI; this is translated from the coding sequence ATGCATTTTTCAAACGAATTTATATTCTTTACATTATTCATAATTTTCACGATTTTGGTTACCCTTTTTGATCTGGGAATTTTCAGCGGAAAGAAAGCCAAAATAGTAAACTTTAAAGAGGCTGCCTTTTGGAGTGTGGTTTGGGTGGCTATTTCCTTGCTGTTTTTCTTTTTCCTTAAGCACTTTGGCTATTTAGTACATGATATCAGCGATGCGTCTCACCTTCAAACTGTCAGAGACACCTATTACAAATCTTTGAAATTAGGCACTGATCACGCCGAAAACCTGAGACTTTTCCAAAACAATATGTCGCTGGAATATATCACAGGATACCTGGTTGAAAAATCACTTTCGGTTGATAATATTTTCGTATTCATACTAATATTCAACTCTTTCCGGGTTCCTAAGAAAAACTACAAGACAGTTTTGGTTTGGGGTATTTTGGGTTCAGTTATTTTGCGTTTTGTGTTTATTTTTCTGGGATCAACTTTAATACAGCGTTTTGAATGGATACTGTTGATATTTGGAGGCTTTTTGGTATATACCGGGGTAAAAATCCTCTTTACCAAAGATGAAGATGAAAAGGAAATAGATACCAAAAACCATGTGGCTGTAAAATTGGTCTCCAAATATTTCAATGTTTACGAAAAATATGTTGCCGACCATTTTATTATAAAACACAAATATAAAAACAACAGATTTTTTGTTACGCCGCTATTTCTTGTAATCGTGGTAATAGCCTTTACTGATGTGATTTTTGCGGTAGATTCTATCCCTGCGATATTCTCGATTACTAAAGATCCTTATATCGTATTCTTTTCCAATGTGTTCGCAATCATGGGTCTTAGATCAATGTTTTTCCTTTTGGTAAATATCATTGATAAGTTTCATCATTTGAAATACGGACTGGGGGTACTTTTGACTTATGTAGGTGTCAAAATGCTGGCACATACATGGCTCGAAAAAATAGGATTTACGAGCATGCACTCCCTCATTGTCATATTGGTAATATTGACAGTAAGTATTATCTCGTCAATAATTTTTGCAAAAAAAACTGAAGAAATTTAA
- the dnaG gene encoding DNA primase yields MIPQETVQRILESADIVEVVGEFVNLKKRGASMIACCPFHNEKTPSFNVSPSKGIYKCFGCGKGGDSVKFVMELEGLSYPDALRWLAKKYGIEVKEREFTDEDLKNQNEKESLFIALEYAQKYFTETLFESEEGQSVGQSYFKERGFSDLTVQKFNLGYALQSREAFYKKAEKAGFSMEILSKGGLISGLEENNIRDRFRGRVIFPIHNVAGKPIAFGARILKPDPKAPKYINSPETEIYVKSNIVYGIAQAKNAIRNLDNCFLVEGYTDVISLHQAGIENVVASSGTSLTPNQVRLMRRFSSNITVLYDGDSAGIKASIRGFDIILEEDMDVKAVVFPDGDDPDSYIRKVGGAAFSEYIKNNQKDFIRFKTELALQDIENDPIKKANLITDLVATIVKIPNPIKRSVFYQEVSQILDIDEQILIIEANKLLKVKGTETKKGDGGITLPPAPVRNLELELAERLETINSEEESLIKILFLYGHEEIEKDEETNNPIFLAEYIFEETNETTIETNILKNIYDLYKSHFTLKKEAPPHYIFTSHTDEDIQRTSINWLSNEHVLSEGWIVYEVAIPSIKSKLGEIVYKSLLRVSIRKNDLKIKNLISLINEDDEIETTFYLNEINSIKSRNKKLSEELGTI; encoded by the coding sequence ATGATTCCTCAGGAAACCGTACAAAGAATATTAGAATCAGCCGACATCGTAGAAGTGGTGGGTGAGTTTGTGAACCTCAAAAAACGTGGGGCAAGCATGATTGCGTGTTGCCCATTTCATAATGAGAAAACTCCCTCGTTTAATGTTTCGCCCAGCAAGGGTATATACAAATGTTTTGGTTGTGGCAAAGGGGGTGATTCTGTAAAATTTGTAATGGAACTCGAAGGATTGAGTTATCCTGATGCTTTACGATGGCTGGCCAAAAAATACGGTATTGAAGTAAAAGAGCGTGAATTTACAGATGAGGATTTAAAAAATCAAAATGAAAAAGAAAGCCTTTTTATAGCCCTCGAGTACGCTCAAAAGTACTTTACCGAAACTCTTTTTGAATCTGAAGAAGGTCAGAGTGTAGGTCAGAGTTATTTTAAAGAACGGGGCTTTTCTGACCTCACAGTTCAGAAATTCAACCTGGGGTACGCACTCCAAAGTCGAGAGGCTTTTTATAAAAAAGCTGAAAAGGCGGGATTTTCTATGGAAATCCTGAGCAAAGGCGGCTTGATATCTGGCCTGGAAGAAAATAATATCAGAGATCGTTTCAGAGGACGGGTTATTTTCCCCATTCACAACGTTGCCGGTAAACCCATTGCTTTTGGAGCCAGAATTCTGAAGCCTGACCCCAAGGCCCCCAAATACATTAATTCGCCTGAAACAGAGATTTATGTAAAAAGTAACATTGTTTATGGGATTGCTCAGGCCAAAAATGCCATCAGGAATCTCGACAACTGCTTTTTGGTTGAAGGCTACACCGATGTCATATCGCTGCATCAGGCGGGAATCGAAAACGTGGTTGCCTCTTCGGGCACCTCACTTACCCCCAATCAGGTGAGGTTAATGAGGCGGTTTAGTTCCAATATTACGGTATTATATGATGGAGACTCTGCCGGTATAAAGGCGAGTATCAGAGGTTTTGACATTATTCTTGAAGAAGATATGGACGTTAAAGCCGTGGTTTTCCCTGACGGCGACGACCCTGACTCTTATATCAGAAAAGTTGGTGGAGCGGCATTTTCGGAATATATCAAAAACAATCAGAAAGATTTTATCAGGTTTAAGACCGAGCTGGCCCTGCAGGACATCGAAAATGACCCCATTAAAAAAGCTAATCTGATAACTGACTTAGTGGCAACAATTGTCAAAATTCCGAATCCCATCAAAAGGTCGGTGTTTTATCAGGAAGTAAGTCAAATACTGGATATTGATGAGCAAATCCTGATTATTGAAGCCAATAAACTACTTAAGGTAAAAGGTACAGAAACCAAAAAAGGCGATGGCGGCATTACGCTTCCTCCTGCTCCGGTCAGGAATCTTGAACTGGAGTTGGCCGAAAGACTTGAAACAATTAATTCGGAGGAAGAATCCTTAATTAAAATTCTTTTTTTGTATGGGCATGAAGAAATTGAAAAAGACGAGGAAACAAATAATCCTATATTTTTGGCAGAATATATTTTTGAAGAAACTAACGAAACAACAATTGAAACAAATATTTTAAAAAATATTTATGATTTATATAAATCTCATTTTACATTAAAAAAAGAAGCACCACCACATTATATTTTTACGAGTCACACTGATGAAGACATACAGAGAACTTCAATAAATTGGCTAAGTAATGAACATGTGTTAAGTGAAGGATGGATTGTTTATGAAGTTGCTATCCCTTCAATAAAATCAAAATTAGGTGAAATAGTTTATAAATCTTTACTAAGAGTTTCAATTAGAAAAAATGATTTAAAAATTAAAAACTTAATTTCTTTAATAAATGAAGATGATGAAATTGAAACAACCTTTTATCTTAATGAGATTAATTCGATTAAGTCAAGAAATAAAAAATTATCCGAGGAACTAGGGACAATTTAG
- a CDS encoding ParA family protein has translation MGKVVSIVNQKGGVGKTTTAINLSASLAVLDYKILIIDTDPQANAGSGIGIDSKDQEHNIYSALVGQSNIRDCIVPTQIPNLDLIPSHIDLAGFELEIVNQVAREYILKETIDGLKDDYDFIFIDCSPSLGLMVINSIVASDSVLIPVQCEYFALEGIAKLQNTVDIIRKRLNPGLIMEGYVLTMFDGRTNLSKMVVDDVKKYFGDQCFDTIVPRNVKLAEAPSYGVPALLMFSGDKEGEFDIKFLENKGAISYIDLAKELLKRNNLPEIKDADGK, from the coding sequence ATGGGAAAAGTAGTATCAATAGTAAACCAAAAAGGTGGAGTAGGAAAAACCACCACTGCCATTAATTTGTCAGCATCTTTGGCGGTTTTGGATTATAAAATTTTGATAATTGACACTGATCCTCAGGCCAATGCAGGTTCAGGAATAGGAATTGACAGTAAAGATCAGGAGCATAATATTTATTCAGCACTTGTAGGGCAGTCCAATATCAGAGACTGTATTGTTCCCACTCAGATTCCCAATCTTGACCTAATACCAAGTCATATAGATTTGGCTGGTTTTGAGCTTGAAATCGTCAATCAGGTGGCAAGAGAGTATATTTTGAAGGAAACCATCGATGGTCTTAAAGACGATTATGATTTTATTTTTATTGATTGCTCACCTTCTTTGGGCTTAATGGTTATCAATTCGATAGTTGCTTCAGATTCTGTATTAATACCGGTACAATGTGAATATTTTGCATTGGAAGGAATAGCCAAATTGCAAAATACCGTAGATATTATTAGAAAAAGATTGAATCCTGGTCTTATCATGGAAGGTTATGTGCTGACTATGTTTGATGGTCGTACCAATCTTTCAAAAATGGTAGTTGACGATGTGAAAAAATATTTTGGTGATCAGTGTTTTGATACAATCGTACCCCGAAATGTAAAATTAGCCGAGGCTCCAAGTTACGGTGTACCTGCTTTGCTGATGTTTTCAGGTGATAAGGAAGGGGAATTTGATATTAAATTTTTGGAAAATAAAGGAGCTATTAGTTATATAGACCTGGCAAAAGAGCTCTTAAAACGCAACAACCTGCCTGAGATTAAAGATGCAGATGGAAAATAA
- a CDS encoding ParB/RepB/Spo0J family partition protein, with amino-acid sequence MQMENKGKGLNSLLSDSDLVVSRKVAAFRGVKEIEISKLEVGVQQPRSHFDEKSLEELAESIRIHGLIQPITVREIADGKFEIISGERRFRASKLAGLTTIPTFIRDVDDNRSLQMALIENIQRENLNPIEIALSYQRMIQECDLKQDDLGKRVGKSRSSVTNYLRLLNLPSDIQSGLVLGVITMGQAKPLISIEDKNLQIDIYQRILEQGLSAREIEALAKKGNAFEAEANDLDLYREDLRIEEITLKGKTVVPFKIQVQDLNKGNISIKFSNQEQLTDIMNKLSGII; translated from the coding sequence ATGCAGATGGAAAATAAAGGAAAAGGACTCAACTCATTGTTGTCAGACTCTGATCTGGTAGTATCCAGAAAAGTGGCGGCATTCAGAGGTGTAAAAGAAATAGAAATTTCCAAATTGGAGGTTGGTGTTCAGCAACCACGCTCTCATTTTGACGAAAAGTCACTCGAAGAACTCGCTGAATCAATCAGGATTCATGGTTTGATTCAGCCAATTACCGTAAGGGAAATTGCCGATGGGAAATTTGAGATAATATCAGGTGAAAGACGTTTTAGAGCGTCAAAATTGGCGGGCCTAACAACCATCCCGACTTTTATCAGGGACGTAGATGACAACCGGTCTCTCCAAATGGCCCTGATAGAAAATATCCAGCGAGAAAACCTGAATCCGATCGAAATCGCCCTTTCATACCAAAGGATGATTCAGGAATGTGATTTGAAACAGGATGACCTGGGTAAAAGAGTAGGGAAAAGCCGATCTTCGGTGACCAACTATCTTAGGTTACTCAATCTTCCTTCTGATATTCAGTCAGGTTTGGTGCTGGGTGTGATTACCATGGGGCAAGCCAAACCTTTGATTTCGATAGAAGATAAAAACCTGCAAATTGATATTTATCAGCGTATTTTGGAGCAAGGGCTAAGTGCCAGAGAAATCGAAGCTCTCGCCAAAAAAGGCAACGCTTTTGAGGCAGAAGCCAATGATCTGGATCTTTATAGAGAAGACTTAAGAATAGAAGAAATTACCTTAAAAGGTAAGACTGTGGTACCATTCAAAATTCAGGTTCAGGACCTTAATAAAGGAAATATCTCTATTAAGTTTTCGAATCAGGAACAGCTCACCGATATCATGAATAAATTGTCTGGAATAATTTAA
- the gyrB gene encoding DNA topoisomerase (ATP-hydrolyzing) subunit B, protein MADQQNKQDYSANNIQVLEGLEAVRKRPAMYIGDIGFKGLHHLIWEVIDNSIDEAMAGYCDTIHTIINPDNSVTVKDNGRGIPTGWHEKEQKSALEVVMTVLHAGGKFDKDTYKVSGGLHGVGVSCVNALSTDLRVVVHSRDGKLYEQEYKIGKPQYPVREIGTTDHSGTEVTFKPDDTIFQVTEFKYETVANRIRELSFLNKGIKLTLTDMRDLDENGNPKYEEFHSEGGLIEFVEYLDQSRERLIPKPMWMEGEKDGVPVEVSMIYNSSYSENVSSFVNNINTPEGGTHVSGFRMALTRTLKSYADKSGLLAKEKIEISGDDFREGLTAVISVKVQEPQFEGQTKSKLGNSEVTSAVSSCVQEMLENYLEENPKDAKTIVDKVILAAKARIAAKKAREMVQRKNVLIGSGLPGKLADCSESDPALCEVYLVEGDSAGGSAKQGRDRNFQAILPLRGKILNVEKAQEYRIYENEEIKNIFTAMGVQMGKDGDERALNLDKLRYHKIIIMTDADIDGSHIRTLILTFFYRFMKEIIERGYLYIAMPPLYLIKKGKDEEYCWTEDQRQAAVKRLAGGGKEDSVGVQRYKGLGEMNPEQLWTTTMNPEFRTLKQVTIESATEADHLFSMLMGDEVPPRRDFIERNAKYANVDA, encoded by the coding sequence ATGGCAGATCAGCAAAATAAGCAAGACTACTCCGCAAATAATATACAAGTTCTCGAAGGATTAGAGGCCGTAAGAAAGAGGCCTGCCATGTATATTGGCGATATTGGTTTTAAAGGACTCCATCATTTGATTTGGGAGGTTATCGATAACTCAATCGATGAAGCGATGGCCGGATATTGTGATACCATTCATACCATCATTAATCCTGATAATTCTGTAACTGTAAAAGATAATGGCCGGGGTATTCCAACCGGATGGCATGAAAAAGAGCAAAAATCGGCTCTGGAAGTTGTAATGACGGTGCTACATGCCGGTGGTAAATTTGATAAAGATACCTATAAAGTTTCAGGTGGTTTACACGGTGTGGGTGTGTCTTGTGTTAACGCACTTTCTACTGATTTGAGAGTGGTTGTACACAGTAGAGATGGTAAACTTTACGAACAGGAATATAAAATTGGTAAGCCTCAATACCCTGTAAGAGAAATTGGAACAACCGACCATTCCGGAACGGAAGTTACATTTAAGCCTGATGATACTATTTTTCAGGTTACAGAATTTAAATATGAAACCGTAGCCAATCGTATCAGAGAACTTTCTTTTTTGAATAAAGGAATCAAATTGACTCTGACTGACATGAGAGACCTCGATGAAAATGGTAATCCCAAATACGAGGAATTCCATTCTGAAGGCGGTTTGATTGAATTTGTAGAATACCTGGATCAAAGTCGTGAAAGGTTGATTCCAAAGCCAATGTGGATGGAAGGGGAGAAAGACGGTGTGCCTGTTGAAGTATCGATGATCTACAACTCCTCTTATTCGGAAAATGTATCTTCTTTTGTAAACAATATTAATACCCCCGAAGGTGGAACACACGTTTCCGGCTTCAGAATGGCTCTGACCCGTACTCTGAAATCTTATGCTGATAAGTCGGGTCTATTGGCAAAAGAAAAAATAGAAATATCCGGTGATGACTTTAGAGAAGGTTTGACGGCAGTTATTTCTGTGAAAGTTCAGGAACCACAGTTTGAAGGACAAACCAAATCAAAATTAGGTAACTCTGAGGTGACTTCGGCAGTAAGTAGCTGTGTGCAGGAAATGCTCGAAAACTACCTGGAAGAAAACCCTAAAGATGCCAAAACCATCGTAGATAAGGTAATTCTTGCTGCCAAAGCACGTATTGCTGCCAAAAAAGCCCGCGAAATGGTGCAGCGTAAAAATGTTTTGATTGGCTCAGGACTTCCCGGCAAACTCGCCGACTGTTCTGAATCTGACCCTGCACTTTGTGAAGTATATCTGGTTGAGGGTGACTCAGCTGGTGGTTCAGCAAAACAAGGACGTGATCGAAATTTTCAGGCTATTCTGCCACTTAGAGGTAAGATATTGAACGTTGAAAAAGCCCAGGAATACAGAATCTATGAAAATGAAGAGATAAAAAATATCTTCACTGCAATGGGTGTTCAAATGGGAAAAGACGGAGATGAGCGTGCCCTTAATCTGGACAAATTGCGTTATCACAAAATCATCATCATGACCGATGCGGATATTGACGGTAGCCATATCAGGACTTTGATTTTGACTTTCTTCTATCGTTTTATGAAAGAAATCATAGAAAGAGGTTACTTGTATATAGCAATGCCACCACTTTATCTGATCAAAAAAGGTAAGGATGAAGAATATTGTTGGACCGAAGATCAACGCCAGGCTGCTGTAAAAAGGCTTGCAGGCGGTGGAAAAGAAGATAGCGTAGGAGTACAAAGATACAAAGGTCTGGGTGAAATGAACCCTGAGCAGCTTTGGACAACGACCATGAATCCAGAGTTCAGAACCTTGAAACAAGTGACTATTGAATCAGCCACAGAGGCCGATCACTTGTTCTCGATGCTGATGGGTGACGAAGTGCCACCTCGCAGAGACTTTATAGAGCGTAATGCAAAATACGCCAATGTAGATGCCTAA
- a CDS encoding AMP-binding protein: MSKSPSEYPWLKHYPKGIPAELNPDAYPSLLELMEEGFEKFSEQPAYFFMGKNHTYNQIEKKSRDFAAYLQGLGLKKGDKIAIQMPNCSQYPVVLYGALRAGLTVVNTNPLYTPREMKHQFVDSGAKAIVIVANFAFNLEKVILETEIKHVIVTELGDMLGFPKRPIVNFVVKNVKKMVPPYHLPGRVTFYKALQIGSGQTYARPQLNGDDLAFIQYTGGTTGVSKGAELNHRNMVANTVGIYHWFSPVMHFDLPRTILGALPFYHIFALTVNAFSTFKLGFHNIMIVNPRDQKAMLKDMKKHNIFIFPGLNTLFNSLLHNPDFLALDFSNLKITIAGGMALQKSVAEAWQQATGCSVTEGYGLSETAPVLSVNPVDGTHQLGTIGVPFPSTDMRILKEDGTWGAPGEIGEICAHGPQVMKGYYKRPDETDNVFITDENGRKFFKTGDIGLMQEDGYFKIVDRKKDMILVSGFNVFPNEVEEVVSQCPGVLEVACIGVPDEKSTEAVKIFVVKSDASLTEETVRAFCRENLTAYKCPKFVEFRTELPKTNVGKILRRELRDN; the protein is encoded by the coding sequence ATGTCAAAGAGCCCTAGTGAATATCCCTGGTTAAAACATTACCCTAAAGGCATACCGGCTGAATTGAACCCCGATGCCTACCCGTCTTTGCTTGAACTGATGGAAGAAGGCTTTGAGAAGTTTTCGGAACAACCGGCCTATTTTTTTATGGGTAAAAACCATACCTATAATCAAATAGAAAAAAAATCCAGAGATTTTGCTGCATATCTGCAAGGTTTAGGCTTAAAAAAAGGTGACAAAATCGCGATTCAAATGCCCAATTGCAGTCAGTATCCGGTGGTTTTGTATGGAGCATTACGAGCAGGGTTAACAGTAGTTAACACTAACCCGCTTTACACTCCCCGCGAAATGAAGCATCAGTTTGTTGATTCGGGGGCTAAAGCAATTGTAATTGTAGCAAATTTTGCTTTTAATCTTGAAAAAGTAATTCTAGAAACAGAAATAAAACATGTAATCGTTACAGAGCTCGGCGATATGTTGGGTTTTCCGAAAAGGCCAATCGTTAATTTTGTTGTGAAAAACGTCAAAAAAATGGTGCCACCCTACCATTTGCCTGGCCGGGTTACTTTTTACAAAGCCTTACAAATCGGGAGCGGACAAACTTACGCCCGCCCTCAGCTCAATGGTGATGATTTGGCCTTTATACAGTACACTGGTGGTACTACGGGGGTATCAAAAGGTGCAGAACTAAATCATAGGAATATGGTGGCCAATACAGTGGGTATTTACCATTGGTTTAGCCCGGTAATGCATTTTGACTTACCACGTACCATACTTGGGGCTTTGCCATTTTACCATATTTTTGCTTTGACTGTCAATGCTTTTTCTACTTTCAAGCTTGGTTTTCATAATATCATGATTGTGAATCCAAGAGATCAGAAGGCTATGTTGAAAGACATGAAAAAGCACAATATTTTTATTTTCCCGGGGCTTAATACCCTGTTTAACTCACTCCTACATAATCCCGATTTTCTTGCTTTGGATTTTTCTAATCTGAAAATTACAATTGCCGGAGGTATGGCTTTGCAAAAATCAGTTGCAGAAGCCTGGCAACAAGCTACTGGTTGTAGTGTGACAGAAGGATATGGGCTTTCTGAGACAGCTCCTGTGCTTTCGGTGAATCCTGTGGATGGAACTCACCAGTTGGGTACTATTGGAGTGCCTTTTCCATCAACTGACATGCGAATATTGAAAGAAGATGGCACTTGGGGAGCACCCGGAGAAATTGGTGAAATATGTGCTCATGGCCCTCAGGTGATGAAAGGTTACTATAAACGGCCTGATGAAACTGATAATGTGTTTATTACGGATGAAAATGGTCGAAAATTTTTCAAAACCGGTGATATTGGTTTGATGCAGGAGGATGGATATTTCAAAATTGTTGACCGTAAAAAAGATATGATTTTGGTTTCGGGATTCAATGTATTTCCAAACGAGGTGGAAGAAGTGGTGTCACAGTGTCCGGGAGTTTTGGAAGTTGCCTGTATCGGTGTGCCAGATGAAAAATCAACCGAAGCTGTTAAGATTTTTGTCGTAAAAAGTGATGCTTCTTTGACCGAAGAAACAGTGAGAGCGTTTTGCAGAGAAAATCTTACTGCCTATAAATGCCCTAAATTTGTAGAATTCAGGACCGAATTGCCGAAAACCAACGTAGGGAAGATTCTAAGAAGGGAGTTGAGAGACAATTAA
- the yidD gene encoding membrane protein insertion efficiency factor YidD, producing the protein MNFLSKILSKFLILIVRIYQIGVSPYFPDSCRYQPTCSQYMIDSIKEWGVLKGTWLGLKRLASCHPWGGHGWDPVKKNPHKH; encoded by the coding sequence ATGAATTTTTTATCAAAAATATTAAGTAAGTTTCTGATTTTAATCGTAAGGATTTATCAGATTGGAGTTTCTCCTTATTTCCCGGATTCTTGCCGGTATCAACCTACATGCTCGCAGTACATGATTGACAGCATTAAGGAATGGGGCGTATTAAAAGGTACCTGGTTAGGTCTGAAAAGGCTTGCTTCCTGCCATCCCTGGGGTGGACATGGGTGGGATCCCGTAAAGAAAAATCCTCACAAACACTAA
- a CDS encoding sulfite exporter TauE/SafE family protein: MILLKRLPYLYIVFFTVTLAVWGFSVSDLDIISLYRKHFWALLTMIFGSFIAGSSPEGSAAIAYPIFTLLLKISPDVARNFAFAIQSIGMTSASLLILGLKVRVDWKYIKYVTLGGVFGLIAGTYWVVPLISPPIAKLFFVSLWLSFGIILWNENRKTDRHVLDTIRNFTSSDALNLIFFGVIGGVISSIFGTGINIFTFCLMTVYYGINEKVAVPSSIIIMTLETILGFFLHKNIIGDFQTEAYEMWLVCIPFVIIFAPLGSFVMSKLPRKAIAGFLYFILVIQFIGAIWVIKPNFEQSLMSGFTILTGVSLFHFLSKIRKKEI; this comes from the coding sequence ATAATTTTGCTAAAACGACTCCCTTATTTGTACATTGTTTTTTTTACGGTCACCCTGGCTGTATGGGGATTCTCCGTTAGTGACCTTGACATCATCAGTCTTTACCGAAAACATTTTTGGGCATTGCTCACCATGATTTTCGGTTCGTTCATTGCAGGTTCCAGCCCGGAAGGCAGTGCAGCCATTGCATATCCGATTTTTACGCTGCTTCTAAAAATTTCGCCCGACGTCGCCCGTAACTTCGCCTTTGCCATTCAGAGTATTGGTATGACCTCTGCTTCATTATTAATTCTAGGCTTAAAAGTACGTGTTGATTGGAAATATATAAAATATGTAACTCTGGGAGGGGTTTTCGGGCTTATCGCAGGCACATATTGGGTGGTTCCATTGATTTCACCTCCTATTGCGAAACTATTTTTCGTATCTCTTTGGTTGAGTTTTGGAATTATCCTTTGGAACGAAAACCGAAAAACTGACCGGCATGTTCTGGACACAATCAGAAATTTTACTTCTTCTGATGCACTGAACCTGATTTTTTTTGGTGTGATTGGCGGAGTCATTTCTTCTATTTTTGGAACCGGCATTAATATTTTCACTTTTTGCCTGATGACCGTTTATTACGGAATCAATGAAAAAGTGGCCGTTCCTTCTTCCATTATTATAATGACACTGGAGACTATTCTGGGATTTTTTCTACATAAAAATATCATAGGAGATTTTCAGACTGAAGCCTACGAAATGTGGTTGGTGTGCATACCTTTTGTGATTATTTTTGCTCCTTTGGGCTCATTTGTAATGTCAAAACTCCCACGCAAAGCAATTGCAGGCTTTCTATATTTTATACTCGTAATACAGTTTATAGGAGCAATTTGGGTGATTAAACCCAATTTTGAGCAAAGCCTAATGTCGGGCTTCACCATTTTGACAGGAGTTAGTTTATTTCATTTTCTTTCCAAAATCAGAAAAAAGGAAATTTAG
- a CDS encoding helix-turn-helix transcriptional regulator — translation MLKSYFAENLRNLRKYKKITLEDLSSAINVSKSAISDYENEKFSPTIFICRKIADFFNVSIENMEYSEILDFSDKNDVKIKSTESMPKMLAETLEYAEVLEKQKAELQLEIRLYKQKTESLQLQLKLHDQLKNSKLSEIELLRNQIILLEEKIKLIQKD, via the coding sequence ATGTTAAAAAGTTATTTCGCCGAAAACTTACGCAACTTGAGAAAATACAAGAAAATAACCCTTGAAGACCTCTCAAGTGCAATAAATGTCAGCAAAAGTGCAATTTCTGACTATGAAAATGAGAAATTTTCTCCTACTATTTTTATTTGCAGAAAGATTGCGGATTTCTTCAATGTTAGTATTGAAAATATGGAATATTCCGAAATTCTGGATTTTTCTGATAAAAATGATGTGAAAATAAAATCTACGGAATCTATGCCAAAAATGCTGGCAGAAACACTGGAATATGCAGAAGTATTGGAAAAACAAAAAGCCGAACTTCAGCTTGAAATCAGACTTTACAAACAGAAGACCGAGTCGCTTCAACTCCAGTTAAAACTCCATGACCAGCTAAAAAACAGCAAGTTATCGGAAATAGAATTACTAAGAAACCAGATTATATTATTGGAAGAAAAGATAAAACTTATCCAAAAAGATTAA